From the genome of Triticum aestivum cultivar Chinese Spring chromosome 1A, IWGSC CS RefSeq v2.1, whole genome shotgun sequence:
AGATGGAATTCATAGGACACCCGAAAAAAAAAAGATGGAATTCATAGACACACGAGCAGAAAGCTACGGGTTTGCACATTTGCATTGTGCGCCTTGTGTCACCCATCGATGCGCCGGCGCCCCGGCGGGTCGGGGAACCTGCGCACCGCGGCCATAGGCGACACATCCACTGCCCTGCGGCTCACGCACCCCGTTAGTAGCCCAACCGGCCGGTCCCGGTTCTGCCTCACGGCCACCGGGGGCCTCCCGCGGCCGCCACTGCGCTCCGGCGCGGCGGACATGTCCACGGCGCTCGCGGTCACCACGCTCCACTGGATGCTCGCCTCGCTTGGCTCGTACGGGCAGTCGCCGATCATGAGGCTCTTGATCTCGAACAGGTCCGAGCTCGACTCGCtcccgccatcgtcgtcgtcgtcgtcgcctccgCCGCAGCTGACTTTGACCGGAGCCTGAAGAGTGAAGCTTCCTTTCCTAAAGCTCGCGCTCGAGTACTCGACCGCCTTCTCCTCCCTCCCTACTGTTGCCACTTGTGAAGCGCCGAGATTCAAATTTGGCGGGAGGCCAGCCACCACACCACGGTGGCTGCCGCCGGCTAGCCCGAGGCCAGCCTTCTGCATCCTCAGGTCTCTATACCACTCGACCCCGCTCGCCGCCAGCTTGCTCGATTCTGTCGTCTCCGTCGCCGGGCCGCCGTTAACGCGCACGGCCCGCTTCCCGGAGCACGGACGCAGGAGCGCCCCGACCTGCAGGCAGCACTTCTTGCTGCTGTATCCCGGGTGGCTGCGCGCGTCCCGGAGGAGCACGGTCTGGCTGTTGGCAGTGGCCGCCGAGCCAGCGCTCGCCGCCGACGCGCACGTCGACGTCGGCTTGCTCGCCGGCACAGCTGGCCTCGACACCGTGGCCACAGTCTCCACAGGCGTGGCGGAGCCCTCCTTGCTGTCACCGTCCATTGCACCCTTGAAGTAACGCTCAGCCGAGAACACGTCGAGCTCGCCGTCAGCGTAAGTGCGCCGCCGGCTCGGCGTGCTCTTCGGCGGCACTGGCGCCCTAGCCGGGCCGGTGGCCATGCCCTCCCTGATGAGATCCGGGTAGGCCGGTAAGGTGCTGTTCCGGCGCCGCCCGAACAGCTCCTGCTCATAACTGACCTTCAAATCACCATTTCTTGTGtgctccatggtgcaatcaaatGCACAACTAGACAACtggtgctgctactgctgctagtATTATCAAGTTTTCATGTATCTCAAACACACAGAAACGGTGTGAAATAGCCACACTTATATAGGCAACACAACATGATTGGAACACGATCCTGGTAAAAAGTAAATGAGAATGATTCGGTTAATCCATCAAAAAAGAAGCTTGTTGCTAATCTGTCCCTGTGAAGCAACAGTGGGGACAACAGGGAGGAGATAATGAGGCTGTGAACTGGTTGAGAAGCAGAATGATTGGACCGTATGTTTTCGCAACATTTCTTGGGGATGCATGCAATTTTGTGATGGAGGTGGTGGTTGGTGCCTCCACGTCCGCAAGTCACAGGATCTCCAGGAATTCTGATGGATCTCTTGCTAACGTTAACACTCCCGTTGAAACTGTTTTGCAGTGCAAAAGCAGACACTGACATGCCTGAAGGAACAGGGAACACAGGCAGTTTCTTGATCATTACATTACATGTAAGACACACCGGAAATTTGGGGGAACAATGACGCCTGTCTGCATGTAAGACATGAAATTGAGATGATAAGGTTGTTGTGTGCAACTGTGGACACATACAggattttcttttcttctctttttctttgtgTGTTGACTGACAGGTAAGGAGGCAAGGAAACACAAAGTACTATCTGGAATGGACTGTTGTGCACCAGTTCAGTACTTCATTTTAAAGCTTTTTCACGGAACTAGTTGAATGCCCTTCGCGTAAAAGTTCTTTTTATCGCTACTAGTAGTAAGTACTGTAAAGAAAGGACATCCGTGTTGCCCCCCGCAGGCGACCCAGGCGAAACCCTAGCCACcgggccgccacccctccccttccctcctcccccctcgccgcccccggcAGGCGCCGCCAGGCAAAGCCCGCGCGGTGTCGGCGGCAACGGGGCACTTCTTCCCTCTCGTGAGGCCTTGGTTGCGCGGGGCGGCCTGGCTAAGGAGAGGCGTGGGGGCTGCAACGTGAGCTGGCGCCGACCGGCGCGACGGGTTTGGCGCTGCGGTTGCGTGTGCTGGTGCTTGCCGATGGACGAGGGCAGGCAAAGGCCGATTGGCGCGGCGGCGAGATGTTGGCGGCTCGTCGAGACGGCATGTCTGTGTGGCGCCCAGGCGCTGCTCCCGACGTGGCTCGGCAGCGCGCGGGGCGCGGGATGAGCACCGACGCCGCCGCCAATGCGGATCTGCTGGGTGGCCGACGACGGTGCGCGAGGAGGTTGGGCGACACGGCGGTGAGGGGCTCCAAGCCCGATCTGAGTTTGGGCGGTCCCGCGCCCAGATCTCGATGGCCGGTGGTGCCTGGATAGGGGAGGCGTGTGCGGTGGTGCCGGTGGATGCTGGTGGGTTCCCCCTTGCAAGTGTGTGCACGTCCAGCTCCTGGAACAGGGGCGCCGTCCAGCCTGTTGGTGCTAGAGGAAGCCCGGGTAGACCAGATCCAGCTCGAAGGTCCGGTCCTTGCGCGCGGCGGTGCGGGCCGGTCAACTATGGTTCTACTTCGGTCTCTCCTGTGCGCTGCTGTGCAAATTCTCGCCCAGATCTGCGCACGGAGCCGGAGGATGGCCGGAGTCGATTTGGTTCGCCCAGGTCCTGCGAGCGGCGGGGCGGACCGGTCAGGTTGACGTGTGCTCGCCTAGGTTCTGCGTGCGGCGGTGACTATCCCGTGTCTGGTAGTGtgtgcttggccttgttctgcctggTGGTGCCGGGTTGGTCTCGGATCCTAGATGGTTGGTGGAAGGCGTGGCTCCGGATGAAAATCTTGCATCGACCTCGTCGGTGCAGACGGTAACGGCATCTATGGATGTCGTATTCTTTCTTGGAGGTGCCGCCGTGGAGCTCATTGCTCTTCCTGCCTCATGGCTGAggtctccgggtgaaaacctaagatctgAGAAGCCAGATCGGATGACGGTGGTGTTCTCGATACCACTTCCTTCTTGGAGGCATCATCTTGAAGGCCTCGACGATGGATTCCGATGATGTGCACGGTTGCTGGTGGATATTGGGTTTGTGTTGGTGCCGGCgggtttctgttttctttcttttctttctgcaCTAGCCCTTTTGCAGTGCTTTCCTCCTTTGGAGGTGTTCTTGTTACTTCTCTTCTGATCAATAAATTTGGCAGTCCTCCTGCCAACGTTCTAAAAAAAGTTCTTTCTTTGCATAACAATATGCATTTAAATCTAATGCTTAGAGAACTTGATTTTCTAGGAATAAAATAATTATAGTCGATATTTTACATCGGTTTGCTATTTTGCAACAAAAGTTTTAAATAATGGGGTATGTCATTTAGCGGCCGCTTGCTGGAAGCTACGAAAAGTTTTCTCGAATACGGATGCTATGAAAAGTTATCGTGAAGCTAAGACTCATTTATCGTTTTCGGTTGAATCATGAAAACAATAAGCATATGTCATATATGCATATACTTGACAATTAATATGCATGCATAtatcacatatactccctccgttcctaaatatttgtcttttttagagatttcaacatatgactacatacgaagcaaaatgaatgaatctacactctaaaatatatctacatacatccgtatgttgtagtccatttgaaatgtccagaaagacaaatatttagaaacggagggagtacttgacaaGCAATATGCATGCATATATCACATATACTTGGCATGGGGCCATAGCAATGCAAAGCTTGGATCCAGCCATGACAAAGGCATATCAGCAAAGCATCCAACCATCGCAAAGCAAATCTTGGCATAGCTTTAGCGTGTCGCTAAACTGACACACAAATTTAGCATTAAACACGCCATAGCCTgctattagccacaaaatccatttAGTGCAAAACACACATAGTTTTAGCATGATGTCATTCCAAATGCTATAGCGGTGCTATAGCTCACTATTTGAAATTTTGATCACAACTGGATTTCATTCAGTTTGCTCATCGTTTGACCTCACGGATAACTTGGGCCTCTCATAGCGACTGATCTCATAGTTCGTTAGCAACTTAGCATAGTGCATTATACTACTTTAATTACTACACCTCTTGTATAGTATCATATCCTAGTATCATAGCGCATGGTACTGCTTTATTTATTCATATGTACAATCTCATTCTGACATTATGTCACACATCTACTTTCCATTAAATTGCCTCGTTTGGTGAGCTATGATAAGTATCATACCAAGATACTGGTATCTTCCCTTTTTATTTAACCACTGTCAATCGAGGGGAAGTGGATTTTCTCATTCGTCTCTGTCGCGCTCCCTCCAGTAGTTAGTTTTGTCTTTCTTCTTTAACTACTATCGAGGCCATGCCAAATCAATGTCTTCAAAGGTGCATGTCCCCCTCCATAGTTAGTTTCTCCTTCGAAGATGATGGATAAGTCAATCAGTCTTACAGGTCCATGGGGGCCTCGAACAATCCCCTAAAACAGTCTGGAGACGGGCATGATGTCATCTGACAGTATTAACATCTTCTCTAGGGTcttcgtggtgatgatgatgaatgaGCCTCCACCATCGATGGGAACTTGGTGCTTCTGCACCATGTTAATCATCGGATCCCCTGCCAATAGGGGGTAATGGCCAATGTGCTTGATCCCCCAAGCAGATCCTATAATCGAAGCATATGGGGGTCTCGGCCCAATGGGGTCACGATGGCTCCTCCTGAGCAAGTTGCGCCCTCCTAGCGGCAACATTCATGTCCCGTCCTAGATCGTGGCTTGAGgacccccccacccccccacacacatgTGGTATATGGAGCGGGAACCAACCGAGGGGGCCCTTGGCCGCTGTATTACATGAGGGTTCGTGCGGTCGTCACTGATGAGggcatagacctggggtagggtaataggcccgacctatacgtcctacctaaggtccttgtcttagaagcaaagaagttcaagagtaaacagggaggacccaataaaggtgtcgagtgcaatccactcgacctaccattcactcggagactcCTTCTTATTTGAGTCAGTCGACTACTCAACCATTCGACCATGTAAAAGACCACTCGACGTACAAGAAGACCTAAAGCCGCtctgcgcagcaacggtcgggcatttactcgtATATTTAATGATCATTTGTAGCACTTTATTATAGATGTTACCTATAACGCTCTCTCTTTATGAATATTGAACTcagtgtaacggaggggagctggggtcctggcgcactctatataagccacccccctcctctgagacaagggtttgcacccctgtaactcacacgcatataatcagtcgaccgcctccgggctccgagacgtagggttgttacttcctctgagaagggcctgaactcgtaaaacttgcgtgtacaactcctccatagctaggatcttgcctctacatccctacccccattctactgtcagacttagaaccacgacagttggcgcccaccgtggggccggtgtcttagcagtttattggagaagttgcgattcttccgattcccatcatcatggtttccggcggaggattggctgaaggccgcgagatccgtctc
Proteins encoded in this window:
- the LOC123123836 gene encoding protein PHYTOCHROME KINASE SUBSTRATE 1, translating into MEHTRNGDLKVSYEQELFGRRRNSTLPAYPDLIREGMATGPARAPVPPKSTPSRRRTYADGELDVFSAERYFKGAMDGDSKEGSATPVETVATVSRPAVPASKPTSTCASAASAGSAATANSQTVLLRDARSHPGYSSKKCCLQVGALLRPCSGKRAVRVNGGPATETTESSKLAASGVEWYRDLRMQKAGLGLAGGSHRGVVAGLPPNLNLGASQVATVGREEKAVEYSSASFRKGSFTLQAPVKVSCGGGDDDDDDGGSESSSDLFEIKSLMIGDCPYEPSEASIQWSVVTASAVDMSAAPERSGGRGRPPVAVRQNRDRPVGLLTGCVSRRAVDVSPMAAVRRFPDPPGRRRIDG